A single genomic interval of Streptomyces sp. NBC_00663 harbors:
- a CDS encoding arabinofuranosidase catalytic domain-containing protein: protein MLEPAGDRRLRRSKAVLLVALAMVVAAFGAPAFATSPGAGTAVVARPAAHSVADASLPCDLYAAGGTPCVTAHATTRALFASYNGPLYQIQRASDHSYRDIGVLSAGGYADGASQVSFCSGTSCTITKIYDQTAKHNDMPISWGGYWKGPGPNGSDVGADAMALPVTAAGHQVFGVKVTPGVGYRLDHAAGVPTGAQPEGIYMVTSSNYTSQWCCFDYGSGENSHTDTGNATMNAIYWGTACWFGGCTGSGPWVEADLENGMFHTNTGSNKDPNNPGVHYPFVSAWLKNNGTSNFTLKYGNGASGGLTTTFSGPLPNGYSPMKVDSSVLLGTGGDNSPNGVGEFFEGAITAGYPSDATENAVQAAITAAGYGAGGGGGTSTALHAVGAGKCLEVPGASTTPGTQTQIRDCTGAANQTWSRTDSRELTVYSGSSRLCLDASNQGTSPGTKVITWTCNGQANQQWNVNANGTITSAQSGLCLDVTGAATANGTPVELWTCNGGSNQQWSLS, encoded by the coding sequence ATGCTCGAACCAGCCGGTGATCGCCGACTCAGGCGATCGAAAGCCGTGCTCCTTGTCGCCCTGGCGATGGTGGTGGCCGCGTTCGGCGCACCGGCGTTCGCCACATCCCCCGGGGCCGGTACGGCGGTCGTCGCCCGTCCGGCGGCCCACAGCGTGGCGGACGCGTCGCTCCCGTGCGACCTCTACGCCGCCGGCGGTACGCCGTGCGTGACGGCGCACGCCACGACCAGGGCGCTCTTCGCGTCGTACAACGGGCCGCTGTACCAGATTCAGCGGGCCTCCGACCACAGCTACCGCGACATCGGAGTGCTCAGTGCCGGTGGGTACGCGGACGGCGCGTCCCAGGTGTCGTTCTGCTCGGGCACGTCGTGCACGATCACGAAGATCTACGACCAGACCGCCAAGCACAACGACATGCCGATCTCCTGGGGCGGCTACTGGAAGGGGCCCGGGCCCAACGGGTCCGACGTCGGCGCGGACGCCATGGCCCTGCCGGTGACCGCGGCCGGCCACCAGGTCTTCGGCGTCAAGGTCACCCCCGGTGTCGGTTACCGGCTCGACCACGCCGCCGGGGTGCCCACCGGGGCCCAGCCCGAAGGCATCTACATGGTGACCTCGTCGAACTACACGAGCCAGTGGTGCTGCTTCGACTACGGCAGCGGTGAGAACTCCCACACCGACACCGGCAACGCCACCATGAACGCCATCTACTGGGGCACCGCCTGCTGGTTCGGGGGCTGCACCGGGAGCGGCCCGTGGGTCGAGGCCGACCTGGAGAACGGCATGTTCCACACCAACACCGGCTCCAACAAGGACCCGAACAACCCTGGCGTCCACTACCCGTTCGTCAGCGCGTGGCTGAAGAACAACGGCACCAGCAACTTCACTCTCAAATACGGCAACGGCGCGAGCGGCGGCCTGACCACCACCTTCTCCGGCCCCCTGCCGAACGGCTACTCACCGATGAAGGTCGACAGCTCGGTCCTGCTCGGCACCGGGGGAGACAACAGCCCCAACGGCGTGGGGGAGTTCTTCGAGGGCGCGATCACGGCGGGCTATCCCTCCGACGCCACCGAGAACGCCGTCCAGGCCGCCATCACCGCGGCCGGCTACGGCGCAGGGGGCGGTGGCGGTACGTCGACCGCGCTGCACGCGGTCGGTGCGGGCAAGTGCCTGGAGGTACCGGGCGCGTCCACGACCCCGGGCACGCAGACGCAGATCCGCGACTGCACCGGCGCGGCGAACCAGACCTGGTCCCGGACCGACTCCCGCGAGCTCACCGTGTACTCCGGCAGCAGCCGTCTGTGCCTGGACGCCTCCAACCAGGGCACCAGCCCCGGCACCAAGGTCATCACCTGGACCTGCAACGGCCAGGCCAACCAGCAGTGGAACGTCAACGCCAACGGCACGATCACCAGCGCCCAGTCCGGCCTGTGCCTGGACGTGACCGGCGCCGCCACCGCCAACGGCACCCCCGTCGAACTGTGGACCTGCAACGGCGGATCCAACCAGCAGTGGTCACTGAGCTGA
- a CDS encoding alpha-L-fucosidase, translating into MTSSSLPFSRRRLLAAAGASTAFGLLRFAPEAAATDGPGSYTASWSSVDQHPPAPAWFQDAKFGIYYHWGVFSVPAFGNEWYPRNMYIGGSAENNHHKATYGDPAAWPYNNFIDGARDKAGNFVQFAPKPVSQGGKWDPDAWARLFKAAGARFAGPVAEHHDGFSMWNSRANPWNSVQHGPKLDLVGLHAQAIRGQGLKFMASLHHAYHFNGFYDHVPNQSDPTLRVLYGQQGSATENKLWYDKLVEVIDGYQPDLVWQDFALNQVQESYRLQFLAHYYNQAVAWNKDVVATYKDGLNNKGEVFDFERGGPAGLLTPYWLTDDSISSSSWCYTVGIGYYSTQALLHSLIDRVSKGGNMLLNIAPMADGTIPSGQQSILLAMGDWLGRFGEAVYSTRSWSSYGEGPTKMGGGSFSGPVAGKPQDIRFTRSRDNKVLYATALGWQGGTMTVTTLNSNQINISSLTGAQLLNNTAGTYINLPAPTQDASGLHLTMPSSNPPFSALAYTVKLTFSGEIPVLGAPGGSTTWVRIANVTSGLVLDSGGNVASGSNLKQWNYDGSTNLQWQLIDLGNGYYRLMNRTNGMAADSWGNAANGAPARQEAWNGGNNQQWSLVSLGNSRYQIVNRGTGTALDGSGSTTAGSTTVLWTPNSSTNNAWTITAV; encoded by the coding sequence ATGACTTCCTCGTCCCTGCCGTTCAGCCGGCGCCGACTGCTGGCGGCGGCCGGCGCGTCGACGGCCTTCGGCCTGCTGCGGTTCGCTCCCGAGGCCGCCGCGACCGACGGCCCCGGCAGCTACACCGCGAGCTGGTCCTCCGTGGACCAGCACCCCCCGGCCCCGGCCTGGTTCCAGGACGCCAAGTTCGGCATCTACTACCACTGGGGCGTCTTCAGCGTTCCCGCGTTCGGCAACGAGTGGTACCCGCGCAACATGTACATCGGCGGCTCCGCCGAGAACAACCACCACAAGGCCACCTACGGCGACCCCGCGGCCTGGCCGTACAACAACTTCATCGACGGTGCCCGTGACAAGGCGGGCAACTTCGTTCAGTTCGCCCCCAAACCGGTCTCGCAGGGCGGCAAGTGGGACCCGGACGCCTGGGCCCGGCTGTTCAAGGCCGCGGGTGCCCGGTTCGCCGGCCCGGTCGCCGAGCACCACGACGGCTTCTCCATGTGGAACAGCCGCGCCAACCCGTGGAACTCGGTCCAGCACGGCCCCAAGCTCGACCTGGTGGGACTGCACGCGCAGGCCATCCGTGGGCAGGGACTGAAGTTCATGGCCTCGCTGCACCACGCCTACCACTTCAACGGCTTCTACGACCACGTGCCGAACCAGTCGGACCCGACGCTCCGCGTCCTCTACGGCCAGCAGGGCTCGGCCACGGAGAACAAGCTCTGGTACGACAAGCTGGTCGAGGTCATCGACGGCTACCAACCGGACCTGGTCTGGCAGGACTTCGCCCTGAACCAGGTGCAGGAGTCCTACCGGCTCCAGTTCCTCGCGCACTACTACAACCAGGCCGTCGCCTGGAACAAGGACGTGGTCGCGACCTACAAGGACGGCCTCAACAACAAGGGTGAGGTCTTCGACTTCGAGCGCGGCGGCCCGGCAGGTCTGCTCACCCCCTACTGGCTGACCGACGACAGCATCTCCTCCTCCAGCTGGTGCTACACGGTGGGGATCGGCTACTACTCGACGCAGGCGCTGCTCCACTCGCTGATCGACCGGGTCAGCAAGGGCGGCAACATGCTGCTCAACATCGCCCCGATGGCCGACGGCACCATCCCCTCCGGGCAGCAGTCCATCCTGCTCGCGATGGGCGACTGGCTCGGCCGCTTCGGAGAGGCCGTCTATTCCACCCGCTCCTGGTCCAGTTACGGCGAGGGTCCCACAAAGATGGGCGGCGGCTCCTTCAGCGGGCCGGTGGCCGGCAAACCGCAGGACATCCGGTTCACCCGCAGCCGGGACAACAAGGTGCTCTACGCCACCGCCCTGGGCTGGCAGGGCGGCACCATGACGGTCACGACGCTGAACTCGAACCAGATCAACATCAGCAGCCTGACCGGCGCCCAACTGCTCAACAACACCGCCGGCACCTACATCAACCTGCCCGCACCGACCCAGGACGCGTCCGGCCTGCACCTCACCATGCCCTCGTCCAACCCGCCGTTCAGCGCCCTGGCGTACACGGTCAAGCTCACCTTCTCCGGCGAGATCCCCGTACTGGGTGCGCCGGGCGGCTCCACGACCTGGGTCAGGATCGCCAACGTGACCAGCGGACTGGTGCTCGACAGCGGGGGCAACGTGGCCTCCGGTTCCAACCTCAAGCAGTGGAACTACGACGGCAGCACCAACCTCCAGTGGCAGCTGATCGACCTCGGCAACGGCTACTACCGCCTCATGAACCGCACCAACGGCATGGCCGCCGACAGTTGGGGCAACGCCGCCAACGGCGCTCCGGCCCGCCAGGAGGCGTGGAACGGCGGCAACAACCAGCAGTGGTCGCTGGTCAGCCTCGGCAACAGCCGCTACCAGATCGTGAATCGGGGCACCGGCACCGCGCTTGACGGCAGCGGCAGCACCACGGCCGGCTCCACGACGGTGCTGTGGACGCCCAACTCCAGCACCAACAACGCGTGGACCATCACTGCCGTGTGA
- a CDS encoding ricin-type beta-trefoil lectin domain protein, with protein sequence MSAIARLLRRLRVPTAVVAGLVLAAGGVVGTAAAPARAATSITLNGTSGGRTFDGVGAISGGGGNSRLLIDYPEPQRGQVLDYLFRPGYGASLQMLKAEIGGDTNSTSGAEPSHQHTRSDLNCDRGYEWWLMEQARARNPNIKLYGLAWGAPGWIGNGNFWSTDMVNYLVSWLGCAKQHGLSVDYLGGWNERGYNVSWYQQLRSALNSSGYGSVKIVAADSDWSVANDVNSNPAFASSVSAIGTHYPCGYRSSQSTCSVPAAAMSSGKPLWASENGSDDYNGGAQAMARGINRGYIDGRMTAYLNWPVVAALTPNLPYPTMGLALASQPWSGSYGIGKNTWVMAHTSQFTAPGWRYLDASSGYIGGNRANGSYVSLKSTNNSDYSTVIETMDAGSAQTLNFNVTGGLSAGTVHVWSTDVGSANPADQFVHTADITPSGGGFSLTVQPGYLYTLTTTTGQGKGTATGPARSALKLPYSDSFDGYTTGTEAKYLMDWQGAFEAVGCGGGRSGKCVRQMSPQKPITWDTLTDPHTLLGDVSWGNYTVSSDVLLEQPGYAELIGRAGTHDYDRTGGQNAYRLRVSDTGAWSILNSNTNGTVSTLARGTNAALGTNRWHSLALTFSGTTISAAIDGATVGSVNDGTWAAGQIGYATSQGETAQFDNLSITPGSGGNDGGTTGTIVGAGSGRCVDVPSQSHTAGTQVELWDCNGGSNQQWTTTSAGELRVYGSDCLDAAGQGTSPGTKVDIWDCTGGANQKWTIHADGTITGDQSGLCLDATGAGTANGTLLQLWTCNGSSNQKWTRD encoded by the coding sequence GTGTCAGCAATCGCACGGCTGTTACGGCGCCTGCGTGTCCCGACGGCCGTGGTCGCGGGCCTCGTCCTGGCCGCCGGCGGCGTCGTGGGCACAGCCGCGGCCCCGGCCCGGGCCGCCACCTCCATCACCCTCAACGGCACCTCCGGGGGACGGACCTTCGACGGCGTCGGCGCGATCAGCGGCGGAGGCGGCAACAGCAGACTCCTGATCGACTACCCCGAGCCCCAACGCGGCCAGGTCCTCGACTACCTCTTCCGGCCCGGCTACGGCGCCTCCCTCCAGATGCTCAAGGCCGAGATCGGCGGGGACACCAACTCCACCTCGGGAGCCGAGCCCAGCCACCAGCACACCCGCTCCGACCTGAACTGCGACCGGGGTTACGAATGGTGGCTGATGGAGCAGGCCAGAGCCCGCAACCCGAACATCAAACTGTACGGGCTCGCCTGGGGCGCCCCGGGCTGGATCGGCAACGGGAACTTCTGGTCCACCGACATGGTCAACTACCTGGTCTCGTGGCTGGGCTGCGCCAAGCAGCACGGGTTGAGCGTCGACTACCTCGGCGGATGGAACGAGCGGGGCTACAACGTCTCCTGGTACCAGCAGCTGCGCAGCGCGCTCAACAGCAGCGGCTACGGCAGCGTCAAGATCGTCGCGGCCGACTCGGACTGGTCCGTGGCGAACGACGTCAACTCCAACCCGGCGTTCGCCTCCTCGGTGAGCGCCATCGGCACGCACTATCCCTGCGGCTACCGGTCCTCCCAGTCCACCTGCTCGGTGCCGGCGGCCGCCATGTCGTCCGGCAAGCCGCTGTGGGCGAGCGAGAACGGCTCGGACGACTACAACGGGGGAGCGCAGGCCATGGCCCGCGGCATCAACCGCGGATACATCGACGGGCGGATGACCGCGTACCTCAACTGGCCGGTGGTCGCCGCGCTCACCCCGAACCTGCCGTACCCGACCATGGGTCTGGCCCTGGCTTCACAGCCGTGGTCCGGGTCGTACGGGATCGGCAAGAACACCTGGGTGATGGCGCACACCAGCCAGTTCACCGCCCCGGGATGGCGCTACCTCGACGCCTCCAGCGGCTACATCGGCGGCAACCGCGCCAACGGAAGCTACGTCTCGCTCAAGTCCACGAACAACTCCGACTACTCCACGGTCATCGAGACCATGGACGCCGGCAGCGCGCAGACGCTGAACTTCAACGTCACCGGGGGACTGTCCGCCGGAACCGTCCACGTCTGGTCCACGGACGTCGGGTCCGCCAACCCGGCCGACCAGTTCGTGCACACCGCGGACATCACCCCGTCCGGCGGCGGTTTCAGCCTGACCGTGCAGCCCGGCTACCTGTACACCCTGACCACCACGACCGGACAGGGCAAGGGCACCGCCACCGGTCCCGCCCGGAGCGCGCTGAAGCTGCCGTACAGCGACTCCTTCGACGGCTACACCACCGGCACCGAGGCGAAGTACCTCATGGACTGGCAGGGTGCCTTCGAGGCGGTGGGCTGCGGCGGCGGCCGCAGCGGAAAGTGCGTGCGCCAGATGAGCCCACAGAAGCCGATCACCTGGGACACGCTGACCGATCCGCACACCCTGCTCGGTGACGTGAGCTGGGGCAATTACACGGTCTCGTCGGACGTGCTGCTCGAACAGCCCGGATACGCCGAACTGATCGGACGTGCGGGCACGCACGACTACGACCGCACCGGAGGGCAGAACGCCTACCGTCTGCGGGTGAGCGACACCGGGGCCTGGTCGATTCTGAACTCGAACACCAACGGCACCGTCTCCACCCTGGCCCGCGGCACGAACGCGGCGCTCGGCACCAACCGGTGGCACAGCCTCGCGCTCACCTTCTCCGGCACCACGATCAGCGCCGCCATCGACGGCGCCACGGTCGGTTCCGTGAACGACGGCACCTGGGCCGCCGGGCAGATCGGCTACGCCACCAGCCAGGGCGAGACGGCACAGTTCGACAACCTGTCCATCACGCCCGGCAGCGGCGGGAACGACGGCGGCACGACCGGCACGATCGTCGGGGCCGGCTCCGGCCGGTGCGTGGACGTACCGAGCCAGTCACACACGGCCGGCACCCAGGTGGAGCTGTGGGACTGCAACGGCGGCAGCAACCAGCAGTGGACGACCACCTCCGCCGGTGAACTACGGGTCTACGGCAGCGACTGCCTCGACGCCGCGGGCCAGGGCACCAGCCCCGGCACCAAGGTGGACATCTGGGACTGCACCGGCGGCGCCAACCAGAAGTGGACGATCCACGCCGACGGCACGATCACCGGCGACCAGTCCGGCCTGTGCCTGGACGCCACCGGCGCCGGAACGGCCAACGGCACCCTGCTTCAGCTGTGGACCTGCAACGGCAGCAGCAACCAGAAGTGGACGCGCGACTGA
- a CDS encoding RICIN domain-containing protein — MTTRARPGRLVLAVGIVLAFVLQLSATAESRAVSGEVLSVNLASTRGPSTGVGEGFLYGFTQDGSQPADQFVKPLGINAFRGGGWFSGGWIRDNYQYGSATRADIDSIVAQAKRLTQPPYHAQYQVLVSDIYGANGGQPSNTRYPCDNGDCSNWIAFIDSTVGALQATGLTFAYDIWNEPDISVFWTRGVNSAQYFQMWDTAYREIRRIAPVAQIVGPSLAFTPQSNPGEWRTWLAHVKAAGTVPDMITNHDEGDVDDPVTVSQSLNSALTTAGIGPLPLSANEYQPADRQTAGVTAWYLARFAQSGYTNAMRGNWVCCVTPNLTGVLTQSGGSWQPTGNWWALRDYADMTGTLVDTSGQVGSTAISASEDATSKRAVAIIGDANGNSGTASVTFNGLSSVPWLTNAGSVHVTVHHIPDQAPLTAPQTVYDQNLSASGGSITVPLTFQAVNDAFAVYLTPASSGGEGFPAGFHQLVVAHDNLCLDVYGNSGSAGAAIDQWTCNGQSNQQFQFVPASGGYGELRAQNSGQDVAVAGSSTTPGTPDIVQQPPGTAPNGLWLPVRQSDGSYAFQNRNSGLCLDVYGAGGTAGQQLDQWQCKNAPGTNQDFFVR; from the coding sequence ATGACGACGCGAGCGAGACCTGGCCGTCTGGTACTGGCCGTCGGCATCGTCTTGGCGTTCGTGCTGCAACTGTCGGCGACGGCCGAGAGCCGGGCCGTCTCGGGCGAGGTGCTGAGCGTCAACCTGGCCTCGACGCGGGGCCCGTCGACCGGCGTGGGCGAGGGGTTCCTCTACGGTTTCACCCAGGACGGCAGCCAGCCGGCGGACCAGTTCGTCAAGCCACTGGGGATCAACGCGTTCCGCGGCGGCGGCTGGTTCTCCGGCGGCTGGATCAGGGACAACTACCAGTACGGATCGGCCACTCGGGCCGACATCGACTCGATCGTCGCTCAGGCGAAACGGCTCACCCAGCCGCCGTATCACGCGCAGTACCAGGTACTGGTCAGCGACATCTACGGCGCCAACGGCGGGCAGCCGTCCAACACGAGATATCCGTGCGACAACGGCGACTGTTCCAACTGGATCGCCTTCATCGACTCCACGGTGGGAGCACTACAGGCCACGGGACTGACGTTCGCCTACGACATCTGGAACGAGCCGGACATCTCCGTCTTCTGGACCCGGGGTGTCAACAGCGCCCAGTACTTCCAGATGTGGGACACCGCCTACCGGGAGATCCGGCGCATCGCCCCCGTGGCGCAGATCGTCGGGCCGTCCCTCGCCTTCACCCCGCAGAGCAACCCGGGGGAATGGCGGACCTGGCTCGCACACGTGAAGGCGGCCGGGACGGTACCCGACATGATCACCAACCATGACGAAGGGGATGTCGACGACCCGGTCACCGTCTCCCAGTCCCTCAACAGCGCCCTGACCACGGCGGGCATCGGCCCGCTGCCGCTGTCCGCGAACGAGTACCAGCCCGCCGACCGGCAGACCGCCGGGGTGACGGCCTGGTACCTGGCGCGGTTCGCGCAGTCCGGGTACACCAACGCGATGCGCGGCAACTGGGTCTGCTGCGTCACCCCCAACCTGACGGGAGTCCTCACCCAGAGCGGCGGCAGCTGGCAGCCGACCGGCAACTGGTGGGCACTTCGCGACTACGCCGACATGACCGGCACCCTCGTCGACACCTCAGGGCAGGTCGGCTCGACCGCGATCTCGGCCTCCGAGGACGCCACCAGTAAGCGCGCGGTGGCGATCATCGGCGACGCCAACGGCAACTCCGGTACCGCGTCCGTGACCTTCAACGGCCTGTCGTCCGTGCCCTGGCTGACGAACGCCGGCAGCGTGCACGTCACCGTGCACCACATCCCGGACCAGGCACCGCTCACCGCGCCCCAGACCGTCTACGACCAGAACCTGAGCGCCTCGGGCGGCTCGATCACCGTGCCGTTGACGTTCCAGGCAGTAAACGACGCGTTCGCCGTCTATCTGACCCCCGCCTCCTCCGGCGGCGAGGGCTTCCCGGCCGGCTTCCACCAACTCGTCGTCGCCCACGACAACTTGTGCCTGGACGTGTACGGCAACTCGGGCAGCGCGGGCGCCGCGATCGACCAGTGGACCTGCAACGGCCAGAGCAACCAGCAGTTCCAGTTCGTGCCGGCCTCGGGCGGCTACGGCGAACTGCGCGCCCAGAACTCCGGCCAGGACGTCGCGGTCGCGGGCAGCTCCACGACGCCAGGCACCCCGGACATCGTCCAACAGCCCCCCGGCACAGCGCCCAACGGCCTCTGGCTGCCCGTCCGCCAGTCCGACGGCTCCTACGCGTTCCAGAACCGAAACAGCGGTCTGTGCCTGGACGTCTACGGCGCCGGCGGCACCGCGGGACAGCAACTCGACCAGTGGCAGTGCAAGAACGCCCCCGGCACCAACCAGGACTTCTTCGTCCGCTGA
- a CDS encoding RICIN domain-containing protein, with protein sequence MAIAAALLLILTTAGTSFSSALGAPAPAPRSAAAASAGCGKAPTLTSGNHTIQSGGQNRSYILRVPAGYDSNHPYRLVFGFHWRGGTANDVDSGGTDGYNWSYYGLRRLADNANNSTIFVAPQGNGNGWANPGGQDVAFVDAMVNQIESGLCVDTTQLFSAGFSYGGAMSYALACSRATVFRAVAVYSGANLSGCNGGNQPIAYMGLHGLRDNVLPIQSGRDLRDTFVRTNGCTPQNPPEPANGSLTHIITTYSGCRSGYPVVWAAFDGAGHDPGPIDGSTGDGWRTWTSAAVWQFFTQFGSNQPPPQSGNQQIVGQQSGRCLDINNSTTANGTQAQLWDCNGGSNQRWTHTTGKQLVVYGNKCLGVGQGAGNGTPAAIWDCSGQPDQQWNLNPDGTITAAQSGLCLDANGQGTANGTKIQLWTCSGGANQHWRLQN encoded by the coding sequence ATGGCCATCGCGGCCGCACTGCTTCTCATCCTGACGACCGCGGGCACCTCGTTCAGCAGCGCCCTCGGGGCACCCGCGCCGGCCCCGAGGTCCGCCGCCGCGGCGAGCGCGGGCTGCGGCAAGGCTCCGACGCTGACCAGCGGCAACCACACGATTCAGAGCGGCGGCCAGAACCGCAGTTACATCCTGCGGGTCCCGGCCGGCTACGACAGCAACCACCCCTACCGGCTGGTCTTCGGTTTCCACTGGCGGGGCGGGACAGCCAATGACGTCGACTCGGGCGGCACGGACGGGTACAACTGGTCCTACTACGGCCTCCGGCGCCTGGCGGACAACGCGAACAACAGCACGATCTTCGTCGCCCCCCAGGGCAACGGCAACGGCTGGGCCAACCCCGGCGGCCAGGACGTGGCCTTCGTCGACGCCATGGTCAACCAGATCGAATCAGGCCTGTGCGTCGACACCACCCAGCTGTTCTCCGCCGGCTTCAGCTACGGCGGCGCGATGTCGTACGCCCTCGCCTGCTCCCGGGCGACGGTCTTCCGCGCGGTCGCGGTCTACTCCGGCGCGAACCTCAGCGGCTGCAACGGCGGCAACCAGCCCATCGCCTACATGGGACTGCACGGCCTCAGGGACAACGTGCTGCCCATCCAGTCGGGACGAGACCTGCGCGACACCTTCGTCCGGACGAACGGCTGCACCCCGCAGAACCCGCCCGAGCCGGCCAACGGAAGCCTGACGCACATCATCACCACCTACTCCGGATGCAGGTCCGGATACCCCGTCGTCTGGGCCGCGTTCGACGGAGCGGGCCACGACCCCGGTCCCATCGACGGCTCCACCGGTGACGGCTGGCGCACCTGGACGTCCGCGGCGGTGTGGCAGTTCTTCACCCAGTTCGGCTCGAACCAGCCGCCGCCGCAGTCCGGCAACCAGCAGATAGTGGGCCAGCAGTCGGGGCGCTGCCTCGACATCAACAACTCGACCACAGCGAACGGTACGCAGGCACAGCTGTGGGACTGCAACGGAGGCTCCAACCAGCGCTGGACCCACACCACCGGAAAGCAGCTGGTCGTCTACGGCAACAAGTGCCTGGGAGTCGGCCAGGGCGCGGGCAACGGCACCCCGGCGGCGATCTGGGACTGCAGTGGGCAGCCGGACCAGCAATGGAACCTCAACCCCGACGGCACGATCACAGCAGCGCAGTCGGGGCTCTGCCTGGACGCCAACGGCCAGGGAACAGCCAACGGGACGAAAATCCAGCTGTGGACTTGCTCCGGCGGCGCCAACCAGCACTGGCGCCTCCAGAACTGA
- a CDS encoding PucR family transcriptional regulator, with amino-acid sequence MSENHHAAPEPGTDGLDAPLSGRDMDAVGRPLTVADVLALPVLAAGQPQVVAGAAGLDRPVRWVHITELTDPASFLKGGELVLTTGMPLPEDAAGVRRYVDELAAVDAAALVIELVRRYHRPPDALVHACQARGLPLVALAKDVNFLEVTQVVHALILGNQAEAMRRTQHIHEAFTALTLRGAGPEDVVRAAADMSGRTVVLENLVHQALICESSGSTTQAALTDWEQRSRATPPADHTTVSGPEDWLVAPVEYQGERWGRVTMLPTAPDTSPQSPFGPEDVTVLERTAMALTIARLIHPTPWERTAHRGALRDLVEQRHRSPGDARARVAALGLPTENTSFIAVLADALTEDDTAKTETRLSEELRTTGIQALVGHLTPTRLGILLALRPSQPWRPTVEHLSRTALDLAPAATVSVGSETTDLAHVARSFREAARVTEATRPGQPLPAGRSFHERSDIGLARLLFALRDDTRIQDYAERQLGRLVDHDTRHGTDLLTTLRHYLDAAGNKTIAARSGGLSRETVYQRLRTIERILDCDLESGEQRTELHVALTALDVLRIR; translated from the coding sequence GTGAGCGAGAATCACCACGCGGCCCCGGAGCCCGGCACCGACGGTCTTGACGCCCCCCTGTCGGGCCGGGACATGGACGCGGTCGGCCGTCCGCTCACCGTGGCGGACGTACTGGCGCTTCCCGTCCTCGCCGCAGGACAACCCCAGGTCGTCGCCGGCGCGGCCGGGCTCGACCGCCCTGTGCGCTGGGTCCACATCACCGAGCTGACCGACCCCGCGTCCTTCCTCAAGGGCGGCGAACTCGTCCTGACCACCGGAATGCCCCTGCCCGAGGACGCGGCGGGCGTGCGCCGGTACGTCGACGAACTCGCGGCCGTCGACGCGGCGGCCCTGGTCATCGAGCTGGTCCGCCGCTACCACCGCCCGCCCGACGCGCTCGTCCACGCCTGCCAGGCCCGTGGCCTCCCCCTCGTGGCCTTGGCGAAGGACGTCAACTTCCTGGAGGTCACGCAGGTCGTCCACGCGCTCATCCTCGGCAATCAGGCCGAGGCGATGCGCCGGACCCAGCACATCCACGAGGCGTTCACCGCCCTCACGCTGCGCGGCGCCGGCCCCGAGGACGTCGTACGTGCCGCGGCGGACATGAGCGGCCGTACGGTCGTGCTGGAGAACCTGGTCCACCAGGCACTGATCTGCGAATCCTCCGGCAGCACCACGCAAGCCGCACTCACCGACTGGGAACAGCGCTCCCGGGCCACTCCCCCCGCCGACCACACCACTGTGTCCGGACCCGAGGACTGGCTCGTGGCACCCGTGGAATACCAGGGCGAACGGTGGGGCCGCGTGACCATGCTCCCGACCGCACCCGACACGTCGCCTCAGAGCCCCTTCGGCCCCGAGGACGTCACCGTCCTAGAGCGGACCGCGATGGCCCTCACCATCGCCCGCCTCATCCACCCCACACCCTGGGAACGCACCGCCCACCGGGGCGCCCTGCGCGATCTCGTCGAACAACGCCACCGCTCCCCCGGGGACGCCCGCGCCCGTGTCGCCGCACTGGGCCTGCCCACCGAGAACACCTCCTTCATCGCCGTACTCGCGGACGCCCTGACGGAAGACGACACCGCGAAAACCGAAACCCGCCTCTCCGAAGAACTGAGGACGACAGGAATCCAGGCGCTTGTCGGCCACCTCACCCCGACACGGCTCGGCATCCTGCTGGCGCTGCGCCCCTCCCAGCCCTGGCGCCCCACGGTCGAGCACCTGAGCCGCACCGCGCTGGACCTGGCCCCCGCAGCGACCGTGAGCGTCGGCTCCGAGACCACGGACCTCGCTCACGTCGCCCGCTCCTTCCGCGAGGCAGCCCGCGTCACCGAGGCCACCCGGCCCGGCCAGCCCCTCCCCGCGGGCCGCTCCTTTCACGAACGGTCCGACATCGGCCTGGCCCGCCTGCTGTTCGCACTCCGCGACGACACCCGCATCCAGGACTACGCCGAACGACAGCTCGGCCGCCTCGTCGACCACGACACCCGCCACGGCACCGACCTCCTGACCACCTTGCGCCACTACTTGGACGCGGCCGGCAACAAGACGATCGCCGCCCGCTCCGGCGGCCTGTCCCGGGAGACCGTCTACCAACGCCTGCGCACCATCGAGCGGATACTCGACTGCGACCTCGAGTCCGGCGAACAGCGCACCGAACTCCACGTGGCGCTGACGGCACTCGATGTCCTGCGGATCCGCTGA